The following nucleotide sequence is from Cicer arietinum cultivar CDC Frontier isolate Library 1 chromosome 2, Cicar.CDCFrontier_v2.0, whole genome shotgun sequence.
TTTATGActagttttttttacaaatataatataagaCCAATTTGTTTATGATTATCTTAATTGGCTCGTCCACCCTCCATCCCTCTTATATATAGAGTAAATTGTGActaatatttacatattttatagttgattcaaattttaatttacttcTAAAAAATGTTTTCCAAACTAGCCTTGCTCATCCAAGGCCTCTTGGTCATGGTTGTTTTGATCTCTTCCATGGGGGAAGCTAGGCACTTGGgtaagattttcttcaatctgtagaaataatgattttttattttgctttgaACTCCTCTCTGCAATGCTCCTATATAGACTAAAGGCACAAATTTCCATTCCATGTTCAAACCTCATAAACATGTCATTAGACTTTGCCAAATATGGTtaccaaattttattaaagatccAACCTTTTTAGTTGATTAAGTTTAATTAGGTACTCTTTTTGTCTTATTTCATCATCCTTAAGAAAATTTATGTGATCATGCCGAGCATCATCTACACATTTGCCTATGGATATATGTTACATAAAACTATGATTAACCAAATTTGTGAAGTTTGTATTcattattcataaaataaattattgttttcaAGGAAAATATGATAGAACacatgtttgatttgatttgttcaTGGTTTTGCAGTTGAGGTTGTTACAAAGCAAAATGGTGTTAAAGAAAATGGCACTGCAACTGATTGTTGGTGGCCTGGTTGGCCCACATGGCCCGGTACCGGTACACCAAGTACACCTCTTCCAACTCCTGAAAcacccagttcacctcctccgACTCCTGAAACGCCTAGTCCACCTCCTGTGGCATATTCACCCGGTCCACCTCCTGAAGCTGAAACGCCTAGTTCACCTCCTGAGGCTGAAACACCCGAGTCACCTCCTGAGCCTGAAactcccagttcacctcctgaGGCTGAAACACCTGAGTCACCTCCTGAGCCTGAAACTCCCGATTCACCTGCACCGAGTCCAATCTATGTTCTGTAGCTGAAGTTTTTTTACTAGGAAAAATAATGTTGATTTATTATTATGTGATGCTTAATTGAACACAAattagaaatatatttgatttcataATAAGAATATATTGCTAGATTTTTTACTACATGCTTGCAAGTGAAATTTGTTCTTTTATCTTTAACAATTTCAAGTCTCATATctgttattaaaaattaaaaaaagtataagatTTCTAATCATCTTGTatcgtaattttttttaataagtaaaaTATGCATTAATAAAACTTGAGTCAGGATCCATATAAGCCTGAAAagtttgttgagacaaaatctcaatttaatgttttgatgaaaacaaacaaaaaaattaattaagaatgttaattatgattctaaatgttatgttaatttaacttgtgcttttgagtgtattaattcaaGATAGGATtgaaacaaaacaaagaaatcaacataaaaaggcaagaaactgaacaaacaagaattgagaacattcttaacaaaatctggaaaaaggagaatgttcttcagtttcagaatgatcatcacagctccaaaaccaatcaatctccactagttaaaataagttttagcctctagattttacatctatatcatcaacacttggcaaggaacaaactgagatgattagattcaaagaaactacttgaatcacaaagagagaagatcacgaattagcaagaccagaaatatttgaacattcttgacagcattATGATCAATTTGGACAGCAATGGGATGATCGTCAcaactccaaaatcaatcaatctccattactTCAAAGAAGATTCTACCTTTcaatttcatgctaatgttatcagtacttggcaaggaacaagtaggaaccATTCAAGTCAAATAAGACATtcaaatcacaaagagagaagatcacgaattagcaagactAGACATAtttgaacattcttgacaacattctGGTCAATCTGGACAGCAGTATAATAtcagtctccagattgataaatattcttcaatttgttacacttgatcttcaacagcaaacatctttctccagaatgatcagactaatctccagattgattatcaatcttcgtttttgcagaatttcagcaTTGATCTCCTTACTTTCGCAGAAGTTCATAATCATTTACCAAACTGTTTTGGACAAAGTCAAAGCTCCAGATCAAAGTcgtaacatcaataattacatataaagCTTCAaagatcattaaacacaagataaacCTGATCAAGAACAAAGAAGCTAACCCAGTCAACAAAGTTCAAATTATGTTCAAAGGCTGAaacatttttattcaaaaatattggttttggtcaaatctgacagagcactaccaacaactcttttgaccaatattaaatgctctaaaaagcctataaaaggaatgtcaaactcaaggaaaaatcagagcttcaagtactaagaaaattcattactcatttcaatcatacttgaatttctctcactcacatatattgaatcaattctgatttttcccatTCAATTCCTAGAATCCTTCTCTTGTATTTCTCTATCAACgaatcagaactcaaacaagtgttgatccttctcagattctaacaaaacaatctcatcattattgtaaaactcaaactataagagtttagtatagtttgggtagattgtaagaaatcttatcaaggttgataggtgacttgattgaactcctttctgggtggaaaggttttaactttgtagcagatcaaggttgatatgaactaggtgctgtaaaaccaagaatgttctttgttttaaacacttagtggaaaatctcacaattgtgagaacTGGATGTAACTCGgattgggtgaactaggatatatcATTGTGTGGTACCTCTTCctttatctatttactttcactttgattgattatcaagttaaatacataaattaaattactgattttaactaaccaataacgttctccgttttctggttaaaaccaataacgttatccgttttctgttttcacaaccaagatcaatcttgagttattttcttaagtttttaacaggaatttttaaaaggtgcatttacaattcaaactccccttccttgtaaatcaaAATTGTTACTTCAAAGTTCAATCCAATTTACATATTACACCTATATTTCAtgcaacatatattaaaatatgataatattgataatattttataggCATAATTGTTCCCACggtctcttaatttaatttcaggtaacacttcagtcctttattttatttatttttcttgacttagtcttttatttaattttaagtaacaatttgattttttgtgtcttaaaatgtcaacaatgttatcctttttttacaaaaattcatcaaaattttcaaacaaaactcataaaattaattatctcttcaatataatgcaaattttatcaaattcataactcaaatcttcaaataaactcatattttcattctttgatgaatttgatgttgttagagatgaaaatatgagtttatttgaatatttgagttatgtatttgatgaatatataaattttctaaaaattggtattgaattttatgggttttgtttgaagattttgatgaattttttaagtttcTGTAAAGAAAAGATAacaatattgttgatattttaagatataaaagatcaaattgatacttaaaattaaataaaagacaaaatcgagaaaaaaaagataaaagactaaaatgttacctgaaattaagttaaaagatcGCATGAGCAATTATgtctattttataactttagtGATGGAGTCCTTATCATGAACATTTTCTTCTACTTagaattgatttattcaagctttttgttttctttgaagtCTTCCTTccaataatataattgttaaaagtTAAACATTTCTTTATCGTAAAAGTTgtatatttaactataatatgtttttcattctataataatctatattagttttgaaatattatattttttaaatttatgtattttttgacatttttaattttacaaattaattgtgaaaattattttatgtaaaaagtTGGTCAACATCAAACTAATCATATATATAGTTAAATAGAGTAGTCAATTTCAATGAAAATGTGAATACAGATTCATAAAAGTTAACAACGAGGTGTATAGCCTTGATCAATAGTTGGATCTGAGTGTATACAAGAAATTTCTTAGGATGAAAATTACACTCCCTAAGTTTTAGTCAAGCAACAATTAATGTCGTCTTACTCAAAGTAATTGACAATACATTATTACTATATATACACCAACCCGAAAGTGAATTGTAGCTTGacagtaaaaaaaatgaataacttCACATGTCCATCAAAGTTTTCCTTATATAATCTAAGAGTTCATAATTATAATGTAGTAGAGAATAATTTTTGTGTTGACACAAGAATTTGGACAcacacataaaagaaaaaaaaagtaaaaagtaaaaaataataattaaataatgtatagttttaaaataattaaagaaatataaatttttgtgtgtgtgacATGTCCAAATTCTTGTGTCTACACAAGAATTACTTCTTAGTAGAAGGGTTTGTCATCACtcaaaaaatttaagtatttaaaGATGGAGAAATTTTAGTAAAGAAAACTTTGTCGATAAACTCTaagttgtaaaaataaaatataaaattttgaagaacTAATATTGTGTATAAGTTTATGTTTAAACTGGTGAAAAATTCACCGtagttttgtttatcctttaaagagtattttttgttaaaattattgtaattttgtcAATCCAGACATGTATTAACTGATAATGTGTGTCCTAGTGTGTACTATATCATCTATTCATTAgtagtttgttaaaaataatgtttataataGTATTCAAAATTTTGCAACAATTATTCGTGTATGCTAATATAG
It contains:
- the LOC113785527 gene encoding uncharacterized protein, which encodes MFSKLALLIQGLLVMVVLISSMGEARHLVEVVTKQNGVKENGTATDCWWPGWPTWPGTGTPSTPLPTPETPSSPPPTPETPSPPPVAYSPGPPPEAETPSSPPEAETPESPPEPETPSSPPEAETPESPPEPETPDSPAPSPIYVL